A part of Citrifermentans bremense genomic DNA contains:
- a CDS encoding peroxiredoxin, with protein sequence MFLEGQPAPSFSLQGSDGKTHTLKDYAGRILVLFFYPRDNTPGCTAEAVGFAKLQPLFEQLGAVLVGVSKDSLKSHEKFSADFKLPFTLLSDPDASVMKAYGAYGEKVQYGKTTVGSIRSTVVISPDGMVIKHWPKVPKASEHPDKVLDFFKMLAKGR encoded by the coding sequence ATGTTTTTGGAAGGACAACCCGCACCGAGTTTCTCCCTGCAGGGAAGCGATGGAAAAACCCATACGCTCAAGGATTACGCCGGGAGGATCCTGGTGCTCTTCTTTTACCCCAGGGACAACACCCCCGGCTGCACCGCCGAGGCGGTCGGCTTCGCCAAGCTGCAGCCGCTGTTCGAGCAACTGGGGGCGGTCCTCGTGGGGGTGAGCAAGGACTCCCTAAAATCGCACGAAAAATTCAGCGCCGATTTCAAACTCCCCTTCACCTTGCTTTCCGACCCCGACGCCTCCGTGATGAAGGCCTATGGCGCCTACGGAGAGAAGGTGCAGTACGGTAAAACCACCGTCGGCAGCATCCGTTCCACGGTCGTGATCTCACCTGACGGGATGGTGATAAAGCACTGGCCCAAGGTCCCCAAGGCATCGGAACACCCGGATAAGGTGCTGGATTTCTTCAAGATGCTGGCGAAGGGAAGGTAG
- a CDS encoding DnaJ C-terminal domain-containing protein, which translates to MAQTDYYEVLGVKKGASIDEIKRAYRKLAVKYHPDKNPGDKQAEERFKEINEAYAVLSDPKKKEQFDQFGSTNFHQKFSQEDIFRGFNVDDMFRDQGFGTDDIFSRIFGDALRRQRGGGHGRMAAKGEDFSMEVQVTFRDAYDGAEKRVAFMRDGVREELSVKIPAGIESGAKLRVAGRGAAGRMGGSPGDLYLTVNVGQDPLFTREGADLVLNHEVRFSQAVLGGQIEVPTMSGTKRIKIPAGIQSGTKVRLKGLGFPLVGEQARGDMYVRIAVHVPEKLSHRQRELVEQLAAEGL; encoded by the coding sequence ATGGCACAAACGGATTACTACGAGGTTCTCGGTGTTAAGAAAGGGGCCTCCATCGACGAAATAAAGCGGGCCTACCGCAAGCTCGCCGTGAAATACCACCCGGACAAGAACCCGGGGGACAAGCAGGCGGAGGAGCGCTTCAAGGAGATAAACGAGGCGTACGCGGTCCTTTCTGACCCGAAGAAGAAGGAGCAGTTCGACCAGTTCGGCTCTACGAACTTCCACCAGAAGTTCTCGCAGGAGGACATCTTCAGGGGTTTCAACGTCGACGACATGTTCCGCGACCAGGGGTTCGGCACCGACGACATCTTTTCCCGGATCTTCGGCGACGCACTAAGGCGCCAGCGCGGCGGAGGTCACGGCCGGATGGCTGCGAAGGGCGAGGACTTCTCCATGGAGGTCCAGGTCACCTTCCGCGATGCCTACGACGGCGCGGAGAAAAGGGTCGCCTTCATGCGCGACGGCGTGCGCGAGGAGCTGTCGGTGAAGATCCCGGCAGGAATCGAGAGCGGCGCCAAGCTCCGGGTCGCCGGGCGCGGCGCGGCTGGGCGCATGGGGGGAAGCCCCGGGGACCTCTACCTCACCGTCAACGTCGGGCAGGACCCGCTCTTTACCCGCGAGGGGGCCGACCTCGTGCTGAACCACGAGGTGAGGTTCTCGCAGGCGGTGCTAGGCGGGCAGATCGAAGTCCCCACCATGTCCGGAACCAAGCGGATCAAGATACCCGCAGGGATACAGTCCGGCACCAAGGTGAGGCTCAAGGGACTCGGGTTCCCGCTGGTCGGGGAACAGGCACGCGGCGACATGTATGTCAGGATCGCCGTCCATGTCCCGGAAAAGCTGAGCCACCGCCAGCGGGAGCTGGTGGAGCAGCTGGCGGCAGAGGGGTTGTAA
- a CDS encoding four helix bundle suffix domain-containing protein has protein sequence MEKEGLIPAHGGYRNLKSFQVAQLAYDVTVRFCDRYIDKRSRTHDQMVQAARSGVQNIAEGSQASGTSKKTELKLTNVARASLEELRLDYQDFLRQRGLPLWDRSDPRRVALIARRCRTADDVARWVVEIGRGGGGRGGLDGRSGHGPNGQHGPDGRHTATGSTGSTGSTGSTGAAGSTGAAGSTGAAGAARPGYAEIAANAALTLIAVACSLLERQLAAQAAAFEKEGGFTERLYRTRTLSRNKP, from the coding sequence ATGGAGAAAGAGGGGCTGATACCTGCCCATGGCGGGTATCGCAACCTGAAGAGCTTCCAGGTAGCACAACTGGCCTACGACGTGACAGTCCGGTTTTGCGACCGGTACATAGACAAGAGGAGCCGGACCCACGACCAGATGGTCCAGGCGGCGCGCAGCGGCGTGCAGAACATCGCCGAAGGGAGTCAGGCCTCGGGTACATCGAAGAAGACCGAGCTGAAGCTGACAAACGTGGCCCGCGCGAGCCTGGAAGAGCTGCGCCTGGACTACCAGGATTTTCTGCGCCAGCGGGGGCTTCCGCTTTGGGACCGCTCCGACCCGCGCCGTGTTGCGCTGATAGCCAGGAGGTGTCGAACCGCCGACGACGTGGCACGGTGGGTGGTAGAGATCGGCAGGGGAGGGGGTGGACGCGGTGGACTGGATGGACGCAGTGGACATGGACCGAATGGACAACATGGACCTGATGGACGCCATACCGCCACTGGGTCCACTGGGTCCACTGGGTCCACTGGGTCCACTGGGGCTGCTGGGTCCACTGGGGCTGCTGGGTCCACTGGGGCTGCTGGGGCTGCTCGCCCCGGCTACGCCGAGATTGCGGCCAATGCTGCGCTCACGCTCATCGCGGTGGCTTGCTCGCTGCTGGAAAGGCAGCTGGCTGCCCAGGCTGCGGCTTTCGAGAAAGAGGGTGGCTTCACCGAAAGGCTCTACCGCACACGCACTCTCTCCAGGAACAAACCATGA
- a CDS encoding protoporphyrinogen/coproporphyrinogen oxidase, which yields MKQFDAIVIGAGISGLSFANYAAAAGLNTLVLEKSGRVGGCFHSHRFDGEAAGFWLELGAHTCYNSYQGLIGLMEQHGMMGSILSREKVSFKMLVDNEIKSITSQLSFPELFGSAWRIFTLKKEGESVASYYGRIVGRKNYDRVFAPAFNAVISQRANDFPADMLFNKRPRRKDVIKSFTLQGGLNTVIDRLSTTAGITVLTGADVVRVARGGKGYTVELAGGEGFEAPRLVLATPPPAAAKLAGEISPELSRLFSQVKVENIETVGVAVKKEKLSLPPLAGIIPIGENFYSAVSRDTVPHESYRGFSFHFKSGGFPLEAKLKRVAAVLRVNTADLEQVVQRESQLPSPVVGHKALTDQIDSIISGEQLFVTGNYFAGMAIEDCIVRSRKEYERFSAAL from the coding sequence ATGAAGCAATTCGACGCCATCGTCATAGGTGCAGGGATCAGCGGACTCAGCTTTGCCAACTATGCCGCTGCTGCGGGACTGAACACGCTGGTCCTCGAGAAGAGCGGCCGGGTGGGGGGATGCTTCCATTCGCACCGGTTCGACGGTGAGGCGGCTGGATTCTGGCTCGAACTGGGCGCGCACACCTGTTACAACTCTTACCAGGGGCTGATCGGCCTGATGGAGCAGCACGGCATGATGGGGAGCATCCTGTCCCGGGAGAAGGTCTCCTTCAAGATGCTGGTCGACAACGAGATAAAGAGCATAACCTCGCAGCTCTCCTTCCCCGAGCTGTTCGGGTCGGCATGGCGCATCTTCACCCTGAAAAAGGAAGGTGAGAGCGTCGCCTCCTATTACGGGCGCATCGTGGGGCGCAAGAACTACGACAGGGTCTTTGCGCCGGCTTTCAACGCGGTCATCTCGCAACGCGCCAACGACTTCCCTGCCGACATGCTGTTCAACAAGCGCCCCAGGAGAAAAGACGTCATCAAGAGCTTCACCCTGCAAGGAGGGCTCAACACCGTGATCGACAGGCTCTCCACCACTGCCGGCATCACCGTCCTGACCGGCGCCGACGTGGTGCGTGTCGCCAGGGGGGGGAAGGGCTATACGGTGGAACTCGCTGGCGGCGAAGGGTTCGAGGCGCCGCGGCTGGTGCTCGCTACCCCACCCCCCGCAGCCGCGAAGCTTGCCGGCGAAATCTCACCGGAGCTCTCCCGCCTCTTCTCGCAGGTCAAGGTTGAGAACATAGAGACGGTAGGGGTCGCGGTCAAAAAGGAGAAGCTTTCGCTTCCCCCCTTGGCCGGCATCATCCCGATTGGCGAGAACTTCTATTCTGCAGTATCCCGGGACACGGTGCCGCACGAAAGCTACCGCGGCTTCAGTTTCCACTTCAAGTCCGGCGGTTTCCCGCTGGAGGCGAAGCTCAAACGGGTGGCGGCCGTTTTGCGCGTGAACACGGCTGATCTGGAGCAGGTAGTGCAGCGGGAAAGCCAGCTTCCCTCGCCGGTAGTCGGGCACAAGGCGCTGACCGATCAGATCGACAGTATCATTTCAGGGGAGCAGCTTTTCGTCACCGGCAACTACTTCGCCGGCATGGCGATCGAAGACTGCATCGTGCGGTCGAGAAAAGAATACGAGAGGTTCTCCGCGGCGCTTTAA